The following proteins come from a genomic window of Musa acuminata AAA Group cultivar baxijiao chromosome BXJ1-7, Cavendish_Baxijiao_AAA, whole genome shotgun sequence:
- the LOC135583073 gene encoding uncharacterized protein LOC135583073, with protein sequence MLCVLRPSPCLPLRRFLCKCSAPDMSRYREAFARRMAMAGIKPHHRIAFGVSGGPDSMALCVLTAGWKLDGSVTKNECSGFIDGLLGIVVDHRLRAESTEEAILVRDRVNKMGVKCEIGTCNWSGGRPKHGHLQEAAREMRYQIFEDVCIKQHIGILLIAHHADDQAELLILRLSRNSGVLGLAGMAFVSQLFPVSLRYGENPAYDGILLVRPILEFTKDDMYKICQGANQEWVEDPTNQSQLYARNRIRSSLRCLSSDLFQLELQRLISACRLARSYVESICHKMIKHSVTIMEHGYAVIDLEKLKPSSVDDLCLSRYLAWILQYISQRHRPIRGSISRLLLSYIHNFPCKTSLTAAGCYLSPAPRSKGTKLLVCYSVDSPQSTRTEELCCKYSLEEEHFMLPSEIHQIVIDAKSYSDQFLPEASGVPILHARSSTAILTEARKLNLISDSTLESISSLQAEEYKKFSSEGEVKPPYDLRYKVQCVSPSSVNIHPSQSCLFMNRFLVTWKHHNKQDHACQFCMVEQKTSVGIRHMVDADWLFLAGLSKGQGLEYDEDHAETPVSNLNKNVEQRGESLSFIQLSAQRALKALKSIPVPARKALPVLVSSKGLLLSIPCICFRRCPCLSVATVFKPRVPLGGGYSSYI encoded by the exons ATGCTCTGCGTCCTCCGCCCCTCTCCTTGCCTCCCTCTCCGCCGCTTCCTTTGCAAGTGCTCCGCTCCGGACATGTCGCGGTACAGGGAGGCCTTCGCCCGCAGGATGGCCATGGCCGGAATCAAACCCCACCACCGAATTG CTTTCGGCGTCTCTGGCGGACCCGATAGCATGGCGCTGTGCGTCTTGACGGCGGGTTGGAAATTGGATGGTTCGGTCACAAAGAACGAGTGTTCGGGCTTCATTGATGGGCTTCTGGGGATTGTAGTGGACCATAGATTGCGTGCCGAGAGCACAGAGGAGGCTATTTTGGTGCGAGACAGAGTGAACAAAATGG GTGTCAAATGTGAGATTGGGACTTGTAATTGGTCGGGTGGTCGACCAAAGCATGGTCATTTGCAAGAGGCTGCTCGTGAAATGAG GTACCAAATCTTTGAGGATGTTTGCATTAAGCAACACATTGGAATCCTTCTCATCGCACACCATGCAGATGACCAG GCTGAGCTTCTAATCCTGAGGTTGTCTCGTAATAGTGGAGTTCTTGGGCTTGCTGGCATGGCATTTGTTTCACAATTGTTTCCTGTGTCTCTAAGATATGGAGAGAATCCAGCTTATGATGGTATTTTGCTGGTGCGACCAATACTAGAATTTACAAAAGATGACATGTACAAG ATATGCCAAGGAGCTAATCAAGAATGGGTGGAAGATCCGACAAATCAAAGTCAATTATATGCTCGGAACCGAATACGCTCCAGTTTAAGGTGCCTATCATCGG ATCTCTTTCAACTAGAACTGCAAAGGCTCATCTCTGCTTGTCGCTTAGCACGTTCATATGTTGAGAGTATTTGTCATAAGATGATAAAGCACTCTGTCACCATCATGGAG CATGGATATGCAGTTATTGATTTAGAGAAGCTCAAGCCATCTAGTGTTGATGATCTTTGCTTATCAAGATATTTAGCATGGATTTTGCAG TATATTTCACAAAGACACAGACCAATTCGTGGCAGTATTTCCCGGTTGCTCTTGAGTTACATCCACAACTTCCCATGCAAG ACCTCACTTACTGCAGCTGGTTGTTACCTTTCCCCTGCTCCACGGTCAAAAGGCACAAAACTTTTAGTGTGTTATTCTGTCGATTCACCTCAATCAACCAGGACAGAGGAGTTATGTTGCAAATACTCACTTGAGGAAGAACATTTTATGCTCCCTAGTGAGATACATCAGATAGTCATCGATGCAAAATCATACTCTGATCAGTTTCTCCCTGAGGCTTCTGGTGTACCTATTTTACATGCAAGATCTTCTACGGCTATTCTAACTGAAGCAAGGAAGCTTAATCTTATCAGTGACTCAACATTAGAAAGCATCTCCTCGTTGCAAGCAGAGGAATACAAGAAGTTTAGTTCAGAGGGAGAAGTTAAACCTCCATATGATTTAAGATACAAAGTACAATGTGTCAGTCCTTCAAGCGTAAATATACATCCTAGCCAATCGTGTTTGTTCATGAACAGGTTTTTAGTCACATGGAAACACCATAACAAACAAGACCATGCTTGCCAGTTTTGCATGGTTGAACAGAAGACAAGTGTTGGAATACGACATATGGTTGATGCAGACTGGCTGTTTCTTGCAGGGCTTTCAAAGGGCCAGGGATTGGAATATGATGAAGATCATGCAGAAACTCCAGTGTCTAACTTGAATAAAAATGTAGAACAGAGAGGTGAAAGTTTGAGCTTTATTCAGTTGTCAGCACAAAGAGCTCTCAAGGCCTTGAAATCGATTCCAGTTCCTGCAAGAAAGGCCCTACCAGTACTTGTTAGTTCTAAAGGTTTACTACTTAGTATACCA TGTATTTGCTTCAGGCGTTGTCCTTGCCTTTCAGTGGCCACAGTATTCAAGCCCAGAGTACCTCTTGGAGGAGGCTACAGTTCATATATTTGA